The proteins below are encoded in one region of Paracoccus methylovorus:
- a CDS encoding acyl-CoA dehydrogenase family protein produces MKDMPAMPADTPSVLLGLAAEALPELESLQSSATEALRTLVAPTGKPQAILLEQHQHAAHALSWLATYVESMRQLTGWAARLSEAGSLGRTEALILQIGLGEYLAQIAGGIPMSQTEFARLSDLGLDWQPGEAAGRLMGGNTAPARAELARLMQDNHGRATFGATGLDEDLEMIRDQFRRYADERVIPNAHEWHLKDQLIPMEIIEELAELGVFGLTIPEEYGGLGLSKASMAVVTEELSRGYIGVGSLGTRSEIAAELILCGGTEEQKAKWLPGLASGQILSTAVFTEPNTGSDLGSLRTRAVRDGDDWVVTGNKTWITHAQRTHVMTLLARTDPETTDWRGLSMFLAEKTPGTDDNPFPTPGMTGGEIEVLGYRGMKEYELGFDGFRVKGENLLGGEPGRGFKQLMETFESARIQTAARAVGVAQSAAEIGMQYAIDRKQFGKSLIEFPRVADKLAMMAVEIMIARQLTYFSAWEKDHGRRCDLEAGMAKLLGARVAWAAADNALQIHGGNGFALEYTISRVLCDARILNIFEGAAEIQAQVIARRLLD; encoded by the coding sequence ATGAAGGACATGCCCGCGATGCCAGCCGATACGCCCTCTGTCTTGCTTGGGCTTGCAGCCGAGGCGCTGCCCGAACTCGAATCCCTGCAATCCAGCGCGACCGAGGCATTGCGCACGCTGGTGGCCCCAACCGGCAAGCCGCAAGCGATACTGCTGGAACAACATCAACATGCGGCGCATGCCCTGTCGTGGCTGGCGACCTATGTCGAATCGATGCGCCAACTGACCGGCTGGGCGGCGCGGTTGTCCGAGGCAGGTTCGCTGGGCCGTACCGAGGCGCTGATCCTGCAAATCGGACTTGGCGAATACCTGGCCCAGATCGCGGGCGGTATCCCGATGAGCCAGACGGAATTTGCCCGGCTTTCGGATTTGGGTCTGGATTGGCAACCGGGCGAGGCCGCGGGCAGGCTGATGGGTGGCAATACCGCACCTGCGCGGGCTGAACTGGCGCGGCTGATGCAGGACAATCATGGCCGGGCGACCTTTGGCGCCACCGGGCTGGACGAGGATCTGGAGATGATCCGCGATCAGTTCCGCCGTTATGCCGACGAACGCGTCATCCCCAATGCGCATGAATGGCACCTGAAGGATCAGTTGATCCCGATGGAGATCATCGAAGAACTGGCCGAGCTTGGCGTCTTTGGCCTGACCATCCCCGAGGAATATGGCGGATTGGGCCTATCGAAAGCTTCGATGGCCGTTGTGACCGAGGAGCTGTCGCGCGGCTATATCGGCGTGGGCAGCCTTGGTACCCGCAGCGAGATCGCGGCCGAATTGATCCTGTGCGGCGGCACCGAGGAACAGAAGGCGAAATGGCTGCCCGGCCTTGCCTCGGGTCAGATCCTGTCCACGGCGGTATTCACCGAGCCGAACACCGGCTCGGACCTTGGTAGCCTGCGCACGCGGGCCGTCCGCGATGGCGACGATTGGGTCGTGACCGGCAACAAGACCTGGATCACCCATGCGCAGCGCACCCATGTCATGACGCTGTTGGCCCGCACCGATCCCGAGACCACCGATTGGCGGGGCCTGTCGATGTTCCTGGCCGAAAAAACGCCGGGCACCGACGACAATCCCTTTCCGACCCCCGGCATGACCGGCGGCGAGATCGAGGTGCTGGGCTATCGCGGCATGAAGGAATACGAGCTTGGTTTTGACGGCTTTCGCGTCAAGGGCGAGAACCTGTTGGGCGGCGAACCCGGCCGTGGCTTCAAGCAGTTGATGGAAACCTTTGAATCGGCGCGCATCCAGACCGCCGCCCGCGCGGTCGGCGTGGCGCAATCGGCGGCCGAGATCGGCATGCAATATGCCATTGACCGCAAGCAGTTCGGCAAGTCGCTGATCGAATTCCCCCGTGTCGCCGACAAGCTGGCCATGATGGCGGTCGAGATCATGATCGCCCGGCAACTGACCTATTTCAGCGCCTGGGAAAAGGATCACGGCAGGCGCTGCGATCTGGAGGCCGGCATGGCGAAGCTGCTGGGTGCCCGTGTCGCCTGGGCCGCGGCCGACAATGCCTTGCAGATCCACGGCGGCAACGGTTTCGCGCTGGAATATACCATCAGCCGCGTGCTGTGCGACGCGCGCATCCTGAACATCTTTGAAGGTGCGGCCGAGATTCAGGCGCAGGTTATTGCACGCAGGCTACTGGACTAG
- a CDS encoding extracellular solute-binding protein: MAMESTKFTGIMLSSTLALLAGTQGVLAEELNLYTTREPGLIQPLIDAFTQSTGVTVNTIFLQDGIAERVIAEGDKSPADVLMTVDAGVLVDLVEKGLTQSIESEALTSVIPATLRDDEGHWFALSMRARAVYAATDLDLTEITYEQLADPEWKGRVCIRSGLHPYNVALTGSFIAHHGEEAAKEWLTGLKANLARPAAGGDRDVARDIMGDLCDIGVANSYYVGLMRSGAGGPEQEEWAKGIRMILPTFENGGTQVNITGAAVARHAPNKDQAVRFLEYLVSDEAQAIYAQANFEYPVNANATVDPLIAEYGALTPDTIDIVEGVKFRAAASQMAEQVGFDN; the protein is encoded by the coding sequence ATGGCAATGGAATCCACGAAGTTTACCGGAATTATGCTCAGTTCGACGCTGGCCCTTCTTGCGGGCACACAAGGTGTCCTCGCAGAGGAGCTCAACCTTTACACGACCCGCGAACCTGGACTGATCCAGCCGCTGATCGACGCCTTCACGCAGTCGACAGGCGTTACGGTCAACACCATTTTCCTGCAGGACGGGATCGCCGAGCGCGTCATCGCGGAGGGTGACAAATCGCCTGCCGACGTGCTGATGACGGTCGATGCCGGGGTTCTGGTCGATCTGGTCGAAAAGGGACTGACGCAGAGCATCGAATCCGAGGCTCTTACCAGCGTAATTCCCGCAACATTGCGAGACGACGAAGGCCATTGGTTCGCCCTCTCGATGCGGGCCCGTGCGGTTTATGCGGCCACAGACCTGGACCTGACCGAGATCACCTATGAGCAACTCGCCGATCCCGAATGGAAAGGCCGGGTCTGCATTCGGTCCGGCCTGCATCCCTATAACGTCGCGCTGACCGGCTCGTTCATCGCACATCATGGTGAGGAAGCGGCCAAGGAATGGCTGACCGGCCTGAAGGCCAACCTCGCCCGTCCGGCAGCGGGCGGAGATCGCGACGTGGCACGCGACATCATGGGCGACCTCTGCGACATCGGCGTCGCCAATTCCTATTACGTCGGCCTGATGCGCAGCGGTGCCGGCGGCCCCGAGCAGGAAGAATGGGCCAAGGGAATCCGGATGATCCTGCCGACCTTCGAGAACGGCGGCACGCAGGTCAACATCACCGGCGCGGCCGTCGCCCGACACGCGCCCAACAAGGATCAGGCGGTCCGCTTCCTGGAATATCTGGTTTCGGACGAGGCGCAGGCGATCTATGCCCAAGCGAACTTCGAGTATCCGGTCAATGCGAACGCCACCGTCGATCCGTTGATCGCGGAATATGGCGCTTTGACCCCGGACACGATCGATATCGTGGAGGGCGTAAAGTTCCGCGCTGCCGCCAGCCAGATGGCTGAGCAGGTCGGCTTCGACAACTGA
- a CDS encoding META domain-containing protein, with amino-acid sequence MRKYLLILPLVLAACTPDSEAAAPIPGDYELIAVEGVEVLGQPTLRIAEDGAVFGQGPCNMFTGQNRATLPALDLSALATTRRACLQEGGEHAFFQALGAAREAKREGEELIMTGPDVTIRWRAVTQ; translated from the coding sequence ATGCGTAAATACCTGCTGATTCTGCCGCTGGTGCTGGCTGCCTGCACGCCGGATTCCGAGGCTGCGGCCCCGATTCCCGGCGATTACGAGTTGATCGCCGTGGAAGGGGTCGAGGTCTTGGGCCAGCCTACGCTGCGGATTGCCGAGGATGGGGCGGTTTTCGGGCAGGGGCCTTGCAACATGTTTACCGGCCAGAACCGCGCCACGCTGCCAGCGCTGGATCTTAGCGCCTTGGCCACGACCCGCCGCGCCTGCCTGCAAGAGGGTGGCGAGCATGCCTTTTTCCAGGCGCTCGGCGCAGCGCGAGAGGCAAAGCGCGAGGGCGAGGAACTGATCATGACCGGCCCGGATGTCACTATCCGCTGGCGGGCCGTGACGCAGTAA
- the recF gene encoding DNA replication/repair protein RecF (All proteins in this family for which functions are known are DNA-binding proteins that assist the filamentation of RecA onto DNA for the initiation of recombination or recombinational repair.), protein MTLTRLHLTQFRSWSRLEIEADRQPVAIHGPNGAGKTNILEAISMLSPGRGMRGAAPGDQARRGPELGWQIRAEIGARHVLTRALPGQPREVMIDDKPSTQLALGRLMRVIWLTPAMDRLWTDAPEQRRRFLDRVTLSFIPGHAEDALGYEKAMRERNRLLRDEERDAGWYRALEAQMADMGAALTRNRLDAIARITAAQDGAETAFPSAGLTLLPGEGFSDDPDPESIATRLAEGRGRDMAAGRTLTGPHRADLGAHWGPQAMPAALSSTGEQKALLLSLILANARALVEERPVLLLDEVAAHLDADRRAALYDEICALSAQVWLTGTGPELFEALRGRAQFVAVAREGDTSRRSTMGI, encoded by the coding sequence GTGACGCTGACACGCCTGCACCTGACCCAGTTTCGCAGCTGGTCCAGACTCGAGATCGAAGCCGACCGCCAACCCGTCGCCATCCATGGGCCGAACGGGGCCGGCAAGACCAATATCCTTGAAGCCATCTCGATGCTGTCGCCCGGCCGGGGCATGCGCGGCGCCGCCCCCGGCGATCAGGCCCGCAGAGGGCCGGAACTCGGCTGGCAGATCCGCGCCGAGATCGGCGCGCGCCACGTGCTGACCCGTGCCCTGCCCGGCCAGCCGCGCGAGGTGATGATCGACGACAAGCCCTCGACACAGCTTGCACTGGGCCGGCTGATGCGGGTGATTTGGCTGACCCCGGCGATGGATCGGCTGTGGACCGACGCGCCGGAGCAGCGGCGGCGGTTTCTTGACCGCGTGACGCTGAGCTTTATCCCCGGCCATGCCGAGGATGCGCTGGGTTATGAAAAGGCCATGCGCGAACGCAACCGCCTGCTGCGGGACGAGGAGCGCGACGCCGGCTGGTATCGCGCACTGGAGGCGCAGATGGCGGATATGGGCGCGGCGCTGACCCGCAACCGCCTTGACGCCATTGCCCGGATCACCGCGGCGCAAGACGGGGCCGAAACCGCCTTTCCCTCGGCCGGCCTGACGCTGTTGCCGGGCGAGGGCTTTTCCGACGATCCCGACCCGGAAAGTATCGCGACCCGTCTGGCCGAGGGGCGCGGCCGCGATATGGCGGCAGGCCGCACGCTGACCGGACCGCATCGCGCCGATCTTGGCGCGCATTGGGGACCGCAGGCGATGCCCGCTGCGCTCAGCTCGACCGGCGAGCAAAAGGCGTTGCTGTTGTCGCTGATCCTCGCCAACGCCCGGGCGCTGGTCGAGGAACGCCCGGTGCTGCTGCTGGACGAGGTCGCGGCTCATCTGGACGCCGACCGCCGTGCGGCGCTTTATGACGAGATCTGCGCACTCAGCGCGCAGGTCTGGCTGACAGGCACCGGGCCGGAGTTGTTCGAGGCATTGCGCGGGCGGGCGCAGTTCGTCGCGGTCGCGCGCGAGGGCGATACCTCGCGCCGCAGCACGATGGGTATTTGA
- the recO gene encoding DNA repair protein RecO, giving the protein MEWSGEASVMTLHRHGENAVILSVLSREAGLIRGLVPGGASARRAAMLQPGNRLSLRWRARLEDQLGTFAVEPARARPGLIAGADALAGVNAVTSLLLFALPERDPHPRLADATEILLDLMDAGADWAEAYLHWEMRLLDELGFGLDLESCAVTGMREGLAYVSPRTGRAVSAQAAGDWAPRLLPLPAMLGGRSNGGIEEALALTGHFLQSRLAETHVGKPLPPARARLVARLTASRPASG; this is encoded by the coding sequence ATGGAATGGAGCGGCGAGGCCAGCGTGATGACCCTGCACCGGCACGGCGAAAATGCCGTGATCCTGTCCGTGCTGTCGCGCGAGGCGGGGCTGATCCGTGGCCTTGTGCCGGGCGGCGCCAGCGCCAGACGCGCGGCCATGCTGCAACCGGGCAACCGGCTCAGCCTGCGTTGGCGCGCACGGCTGGAGGATCAACTGGGCACATTCGCCGTCGAGCCGGCGCGGGCGCGGCCGGGTCTGATCGCGGGGGCGGATGCGCTGGCAGGGGTGAATGCCGTCACCTCGCTGCTGCTTTTCGCCCTGCCCGAGCGTGATCCGCACCCCCGCCTTGCCGATGCGACCGAGATACTGCTGGACCTGATGGACGCGGGGGCCGATTGGGCCGAAGCCTATCTGCATTGGGAAATGCGACTGCTGGATGAGCTGGGCTTCGGTCTTGATCTGGAAAGCTGCGCCGTAACGGGCATGCGCGAAGGCTTGGCCTATGTCAGCCCGCGCACGGGCCGGGCAGTCAGCGCGCAGGCCGCAGGGGATTGGGCGCCAAGGTTGCTGCCCCTGCCCGCAATGCTGGGCGGGCGCAGCAATGGCGGGATCGAGGAAGCGCTGGCCCTGACCGGCCACTTTCTGCAATCCCGACTTGCCGAAACGCATGTAGGCAAGCCCCTGCCTCCCGCCCGCGCACGGCTGGTGGCGCGGCTTACTGCGTCACGGCCCGCCAGCGGATAG
- a CDS encoding ABC transporter permease, with translation MKTAETNPMNFMPWRRSGAGWRLGAVLIAVLVCLPVVSLVLIAFQGSAGLWPHMLANVLPTALKNTIILLAGVGILVTLIGTTTAWMVTAYDFPGRRIFEWALLLPLAVPTYIIAYAYLDILHPVGAVQGALRGLLGYSSPREFRLPDIRSMWGCIILLGLVLYPYVYLTTRAMFLTQAANLVEVSRTLGARRQSVFRQVAFPLARPAIAVGTSLALMETLNDIGASQFLGVRTLTPSIYSAWVNRSDLPGAAQIALAMLVIVVLLVLFERHARRNQRYATAAQRPRVMSPARLSGWRAASAFSLCLFPITLGFIVPAIHLCREAWKRISFAGISPRIWTEIVNTVAVSAIATLLVLLCGLVLANAARSYPGRLTSLAARASTLGYAVPGTVLAIGLLYPVGLFDRFWASGVERLTGNAPGLLLLGSGAALVLAYSSRFMAISTGGIEAGFSRIPPSLDHAARMLGRTSTGVFRSVHLPLSKTAIASAGLLVFVDCMKELPATLLLRPLNFETLATHLYGEAARGTYEEAAIAALLIVLIGILPVVVLSRLGRVKA, from the coding sequence ATGAAAACTGCCGAAACGAACCCGATGAACTTCATGCCATGGCGCCGTTCCGGGGCGGGATGGCGTCTGGGCGCGGTGCTTATCGCGGTGCTGGTCTGCCTGCCCGTGGTGTCTCTTGTCCTGATCGCATTCCAGGGCAGCGCCGGCCTTTGGCCACACATGCTTGCAAACGTATTGCCGACGGCACTGAAGAACACGATCATTTTGCTTGCCGGAGTGGGCATACTGGTGACGTTGATCGGCACCACGACGGCTTGGATGGTGACCGCCTACGACTTTCCGGGGCGGCGCATTTTCGAATGGGCGCTGCTGCTGCCGCTGGCGGTTCCCACCTATATCATCGCCTATGCCTATCTCGACATTCTCCATCCCGTCGGAGCGGTGCAGGGTGCCTTGCGAGGACTTCTGGGCTATTCCAGCCCGCGCGAGTTTCGCCTGCCCGACATCCGTTCGATGTGGGGCTGCATCATTCTTTTGGGGTTGGTGCTCTATCCTTACGTCTACCTGACCACGCGGGCGATGTTCCTGACGCAGGCGGCAAATCTGGTGGAGGTTTCCCGCACCCTTGGCGCACGCCGCCAAAGCGTATTCCGGCAGGTGGCGTTTCCGCTCGCCCGGCCAGCGATCGCGGTTGGCACCAGCCTTGCATTGATGGAGACGTTGAACGACATCGGAGCCTCGCAGTTTCTGGGCGTCAGGACACTGACGCCATCGATCTACTCGGCCTGGGTAAACCGGTCGGACCTGCCGGGGGCCGCACAAATCGCGCTTGCCATGCTGGTGATCGTGGTCCTGCTGGTGCTTTTCGAACGCCACGCACGCCGCAACCAGCGCTACGCCACGGCAGCGCAGAGGCCCCGCGTCATGTCTCCTGCCCGATTGAGCGGATGGCGCGCGGCAAGCGCGTTCAGCCTGTGCCTCTTTCCGATCACTCTCGGCTTTATCGTCCCGGCAATTCATCTGTGCCGCGAGGCCTGGAAGCGCATCAGTTTTGCCGGCATCTCACCACGGATCTGGACCGAGATCGTCAACACCGTCGCGGTCTCGGCGATTGCCACCCTGCTCGTGCTATTGTGCGGTCTGGTGCTTGCCAATGCCGCCAGAAGCTATCCCGGCCGGCTGACATCCCTTGCAGCCCGCGCCTCGACGCTGGGCTACGCGGTCCCGGGGACGGTTCTGGCCATCGGGCTGCTTTATCCCGTCGGCCTGTTCGACCGCTTCTGGGCCAGCGGAGTCGAGCGGCTGACCGGCAATGCGCCGGGCCTTTTGCTGCTGGGATCAGGGGCCGCCTTGGTGCTGGCCTATTCCTCGCGGTTCATGGCGATCTCTACCGGAGGAATCGAGGCCGGGTTCAGCCGCATCCCGCCCTCGCTGGATCATGCGGCCCGGATGCTGGGCCGGACCTCCACGGGCGTATTCCGAAGCGTGCACCTGCCCCTGTCGAAAACCGCCATCGCCTCGGCGGGCCTGCTGGTTTTCGTGGATTGCATGAAGGAATTGCCGGCGACATTGCTATTGCGACCGCTGAATTTCGAGACCTTGGCGACCCATCTTTATGGCGAGGCCGCCAGAGGCACCTATGAGGAAGCCGCGATTGCCGCACTTCTGATCGTGCTGATCGGTATCTTGCCGGTCGTCGTGCTTTCGCGGCTGGGACGGGTCAAGGCGTGA
- the ade gene encoding adenine deaminase — MLRSWTLSQARLVEVAAGRAPADLVIRDGQWVNVHTREVIAGIDIAVADGRVAYVGPDAGPSIGPETQVIEAEGRFMVPGLIDAHMHVESGMLTPAGFAAAVIPHGTTTIFHDPHEIANVLGLEGVRLMRDESLLQPISMFTQMPSCAPSAPGLETTGQPITEGEVAQAMGWEGIVGLGEMMNFPGVAAGDRQMLAEIAATRAAGKTVGGHYASPDLGRPFHAYVAGGAADDHETTTEAQGIARVRQGMGCMMRLGSAWYDVASQITAITEKGLDPRFFILCTDDSHSGTLVHDGHMNRVVRHAIDCGCDPLVAIQMATINAASHFGLERELGSITPGRRADVILSSDLRALPVETVIAQGRLVAEQGRLLVDCPRIDWPETARSSVCLGRVLSGKDFAARATGESRGDSAKVWVIGVVENQAPTKALTADLPIRDGVIEGRDDICHIALVERHRGTGGVVNGFVSGFGYRGRVAVASTVAHDSHHMIVVGTDRDSMAAAANHLGAIGGGVTVFRDAEELATVALPIAGLMSDLPAEEVAEAAQGIVKAMQDCGCMLNNAYMQHSLLALVVIPELRISDLGIVDVTRFELVDLLV; from the coding sequence ATGTTGAGATCGTGGACCCTTTCGCAGGCGCGTCTGGTCGAGGTGGCAGCGGGGCGTGCGCCGGCCGATCTGGTGATCCGGGACGGGCAATGGGTCAACGTCCACACGCGCGAGGTCATCGCCGGTATCGACATTGCCGTAGCCGATGGCCGCGTGGCCTATGTCGGTCCCGATGCAGGGCCATCCATCGGGCCGGAGACGCAGGTGATTGAAGCCGAGGGCCGCTTTATGGTTCCCGGCCTGATCGACGCGCATATGCATGTCGAATCGGGGATGCTGACGCCCGCCGGTTTTGCTGCTGCCGTCATCCCGCACGGCACCACGACGATCTTTCACGACCCACACGAGATCGCCAATGTGCTTGGCCTTGAAGGCGTGCGGCTGATGCGCGACGAATCGCTGCTGCAACCGATCAGCATGTTCACCCAGATGCCCAGTTGCGCGCCCTCGGCCCCGGGGTTGGAGACGACCGGCCAGCCGATTACCGAGGGCGAGGTGGCGCAGGCCATGGGCTGGGAAGGAATCGTCGGGCTGGGCGAGATGATGAACTTTCCCGGCGTTGCGGCGGGTGATCGGCAGATGCTGGCCGAGATCGCCGCAACCCGGGCGGCGGGCAAGACCGTTGGCGGCCATTATGCCAGCCCTGATCTGGGCCGGCCCTTTCATGCCTATGTCGCAGGCGGTGCCGCGGACGATCACGAGACCACGACCGAGGCGCAGGGTATCGCCCGCGTGCGGCAGGGCATGGGCTGCATGATGCGCCTGGGCTCGGCCTGGTATGATGTGGCCAGTCAGATCACCGCCATTACCGAAAAGGGCCTCGATCCGCGCTTCTTCATTCTTTGCACCGACGACAGCCATTCCGGCACGCTGGTCCACGACGGGCATATGAACCGCGTGGTGCGCCACGCCATCGACTGCGGTTGTGATCCACTGGTCGCGATCCAGATGGCGACGATCAATGCCGCCAGCCATTTCGGGCTGGAGCGCGAACTGGGCAGCATTACCCCGGGGCGGCGGGCGGATGTAATCCTGTCCTCGGACCTCAGGGCGCTGCCTGTCGAGACGGTGATTGCCCAAGGGCGGCTGGTGGCCGAACAGGGCCGGCTGCTGGTCGATTGCCCGCGTATCGACTGGCCCGAAACGGCGCGCAGTTCGGTGTGTCTGGGCCGGGTGCTGTCCGGCAAGGATTTTGCCGCGCGCGCCACGGGCGAAAGCAGGGGCGACAGCGCAAAGGTGTGGGTGATCGGTGTGGTCGAGAATCAGGCCCCGACCAAGGCGCTGACCGCCGACCTGCCGATCCGGGACGGTGTGATCGAGGGGCGGGACGACATTTGCCATATCGCGCTGGTCGAGCGGCATCGCGGCACGGGTGGGGTGGTGAACGGCTTTGTGTCGGGCTTTGGTTATCGGGGCCGGGTGGCGGTGGCCTCGACAGTGGCGCATGACAGCCATCACATGATCGTCGTCGGGACCGACCGTGACAGCATGGCTGCTGCGGCCAATCATCTGGGGGCGATCGGCGGCGGCGTCACCGTGTTCCGTGACGCAGAGGAGCTGGCGACGGTGGCCCTGCCCATCGCCGGCCTGATGTCCGATCTTCCGGCCGAAGAGGTGGCCGAGGCGGCGCAAGGCATCGTCAAGGCGATGCAGGATTGCGGCTGCATGTTGAATAACGCCTATATGCAGCACTCTCTGCTGGCGCTGGTGGTGATACCGGAACTGCGAATCTCGGACCTGGGCATCGTCGATGTGACCCGATTCGAACTTGTGGACCTGCTGGTCTAG
- a CDS encoding ABC transporter ATP-binding protein encodes MNQLTSLRPQLELDGVVRRFGSVMALNDISLCVARGELICLAGHSGCGKSTLLRVIAGIEMPDRGRVFLDGHEISGPNSYVEPEERNIGFMFQDYALFPHLSVTDNILFGLKRLERKAARARCHEIIDRLGLGHLARRFPHMLSGGEQQRVALARALAPQPQILLMDEPFSNLDRGLRDGIRSETISLLRELGTTVIMVTHDPEEALSSGDRVVLMRSGEIVQEGSGGDLYDRPADAYTAEFFSTFNKVQGACWNGFLETPLGRFKAPGFADGHIATLYVRPQCLRVNCDTLGVDCTVVDCALMGEIEQIRVSVAALAEPLKIRSTERLRLRSGDMARISVPPEQVFVF; translated from the coding sequence ATGAATCAGTTGACCTCCCTGCGCCCTCAGCTTGAACTCGATGGCGTCGTTCGCAGGTTCGGCAGCGTTATGGCGCTCAACGACATTTCGCTTTGCGTGGCACGGGGGGAGCTGATCTGTCTGGCCGGCCATTCCGGCTGTGGCAAGTCGACGCTCTTGCGTGTCATCGCCGGTATCGAGATGCCGGATCGGGGACGCGTTTTTCTTGATGGGCACGAAATATCCGGGCCGAACAGCTATGTAGAGCCGGAAGAACGCAATATCGGCTTCATGTTCCAGGACTATGCCCTGTTCCCGCATCTGAGCGTGACGGACAATATCCTGTTTGGCCTGAAACGCCTTGAGCGCAAAGCCGCGCGGGCGCGGTGCCATGAGATCATCGACCGGCTCGGCCTGGGACACCTTGCCCGGCGGTTTCCGCACATGCTTTCGGGGGGCGAGCAGCAGCGGGTGGCACTGGCGCGGGCATTGGCGCCGCAACCGCAGATTCTGCTGATGGACGAGCCGTTCTCGAATCTCGACCGTGGACTGCGCGATGGTATCCGCTCGGAGACGATTTCTCTGCTGCGCGAGTTGGGCACGACCGTCATCATGGTGACGCATGATCCCGAAGAGGCCCTGTCCTCGGGTGACCGTGTGGTGCTGATGCGGTCGGGTGAAATCGTACAGGAAGGTTCGGGGGGTGACCTCTACGACCGGCCGGCTGATGCCTATACGGCCGAGTTCTTTTCGACCTTCAATAAAGTCCAGGGCGCGTGCTGGAATGGTTTTCTGGAAACTCCTCTCGGACGTTTCAAAGCCCCCGGTTTTGCCGATGGCCATATCGCGACCCTTTATGTGCGGCCCCAATGCCTGCGCGTCAATTGTGATACACTTGGGGTGGATTGCACGGTCGTGGACTGCGCCCTGATGGGTGAGATCGAGCAGATCCGCGTCTCTGTCGCCGCACTTGCAGAACCTCTGAAAATTCGTTCAACCGAACGACTGCGTCTGCGTTCGGGGGATATGGCACGCATTTCCGTGCCTCCCGAGCAGGTCTTTGTTTTCTGA
- a CDS encoding META domain-containing protein, protein MTRIPMISAAIAATLALAACEPTSGNTPGSNVPTGPYVLVGIGSDTVPQRNVGMTIEADGSVSGQGPCNHYSAKQTAEPPAFALGPLTTSRMACAGNAGRLETRFFEALSAANGITYEGGVLTIQGPTYLTFEPGYRK, encoded by the coding sequence ATGACCCGCATCCCGATGATTTCCGCGGCAATCGCCGCCACGCTTGCCCTTGCTGCCTGCGAACCGACCTCTGGCAACACACCGGGCAGCAACGTCCCGACCGGCCCCTATGTGCTGGTTGGCATCGGTTCCGACACTGTGCCGCAGCGCAACGTCGGCATGACGATCGAGGCGGACGGCTCGGTTTCAGGGCAGGGCCCCTGCAACCACTATTCGGCCAAGCAGACGGCCGAGCCGCCAGCTTTCGCGCTGGGACCGCTGACGACCTCCAGGATGGCCTGCGCCGGCAACGCCGGCCGGCTGGAAACGCGCTTTTTCGAGGCTCTCTCGGCCGCCAACGGCATTACTTATGAAGGTGGTGTGCTGACGATCCAGGGTCCGACCTACCTGACCTTTGAGCCGGGCTATCGCAAATAG